In the Burkholderia glumae LMG 2196 = ATCC 33617 genome, one interval contains:
- a CDS encoding IS3-like element IS1416 family transposase (programmed frameshift): MNKKATKFSPEVRERAVRLVREQRSEHPSMWAAVESIAPMIGCTPQTLLDWVKREEIDRGERDGVSTAERERIKALEREVKELRRTNEILKLASAFFGPGGARPPIQVLKAFVDQHRDTFGVEPICKVLRIAPSGYRRHAARLRDPSKRCARAKRDEVLQPEIKRVWQANMQVYGVPKVWKQMNREGIVVARCTVGRLMKLQGLRGAVRGKRVRTTNPDTSAARPLDRVNRQFKAERPNQLWVSDFTYVSTWQGWLYVAFVIDVFARRIVGWRVSSSMSTDFVLDALEQALYARQPGDDGTLIHHSDRGAQYVSIRYSERLAEAGIEPSVGSRGDSYDNALAETINGLYKTELIHRRAPWKTRESVELATLEWVAWYNHHRLMEPLGYIPPAEAEANYYRQLRNAAEVPALT; the protein is encoded by the exons ATGAACAAGAAGGCAACCAAGTTTTCCCCGGAAGTCCGGGAGCGCGCAGTGCGTCTGGTACGTGAGCAGCGTAGCGAACATCCGTCGATGTGGGCGGCGGTCGAATCGATTGCGCCGATGATCGGCTGTACGCCGCAGACGCTGCTGGATTGGGTCAAGCGCGAGGAGATCGATCGTGGGGAACGTGATGGCGTGAGCACGGCCGAGCGTGAACGCATCAAGGCCCTGGAGCGTGAGGTCAAGGAACTGCGCCGTACCAACGAGATTCTCAAGCTGGCGAGCGCGTTTTTCG GCCCAGGCGGAGCTCGACCGCCGATTCAAGTCCTGAAAGCCTTCGTTGATCAGCATCGCGACACCTTCGGGGTCGAGCCGATCTGCAAGGTCTTGCGGATTGCCCCGTCGGGCTACCGACGCCATGCTGCGCGGCTTCGTGATCCGTCCAAACGCTGCGCTCGTGCCAAACGCGATGAGGTCCTGCAACCCGAGATCAAGCGTGTCTGGCAGGCCAACATGCAGGTCTACGGTGTGCCGAAGGTCTGGAAGCAGATGAACCGGGAGGGCATTGTGGTCGCACGCTGCACGGTCGGGCGGCTGATGAAGCTGCAGGGCTTGCGTGGCGCAGTTCGCGGCAAGCGGGTTCGCACGACGAATCCCGATACGAGCGCTGCGCGCCCGCTGGACCGGGTCAACCGGCAGTTCAAGGCTGAGCGCCCAAATCAGCTTTGGGTGTCTGACTTCACCTATGTCTCGACATGGCAGGGTTGGCTGTACGTGGCGTTCGTGATCGACGTGTTTGCCCGTCGCATCGTCGGTTGGCGCGTCAGTTCGTCGATGAGCACGGACTTCGTTCTGGATGCGCTCGAACAGGCGCTGTACGCGCGCCAACCGGGCGACGATGGGACCTTGATACACCACTCCGATAGGGGGGCTCAATACGTCAGCATTCGGTACAGCGAACGTTTGGCCGAGGCGGGTATCGAGCCGTCCGTCGGCAGCCGTGGCGACAGCTACGATAACGCGCTGGCTGAAACGATCAACGGTCTCTACAAGACTGAACTGATTCATCGGCGCGCCCCTTGGAAAACGAGGGAATCCGTCGAACTGGCAACGCTGGAATGGGTCGCCTGGTACAACCATCATCGGCTGATGGAACCGCTCGGCTATATCCCGCCTGCCGAAGCTGAGGCAAACTACTACAGGCAACTCAGAAATGCTGCTGAAGTGCCTGCATTAACTTAA
- the tcmP gene encoding three-Cys-motif partner protein TcmP, whose protein sequence is MPSCSWLDSLKNPSLHKIRCGSLLDPFNAGHLHFSIIKKLATKPTMDIVVHLSTGDIQRNIAAGLEADHSPLDNFAPGWRHVVKKQSSKHAMRDAFVGHWRALVSKAGMHVCDTMYPVRNSKESTIYWLCLIARHPLADKLWREACQLETRSLF, encoded by the coding sequence TTGCCTTCTTGTTCATGGCTCGATTCTCTCAAGAATCCGAGCCTCCACAAAATTCGGTGCGGTTCACTGCTTGATCCATTCAACGCGGGACATCTGCATTTCTCTATCATCAAGAAGCTCGCCACCAAGCCCACGATGGACATCGTGGTTCATCTCAGCACTGGCGATATCCAACGCAACATTGCGGCGGGCCTTGAAGCGGACCACTCGCCGCTGGATAACTTCGCTCCCGGCTGGCGTCACGTTGTGAAGAAACAGAGCTCAAAGCATGCAATGCGGGATGCTTTCGTCGGGCACTGGAGAGCCCTGGTGAGCAAGGCGGGGATGCACGTTTGTGACACGATGTACCCGGTCCGGAACAGCAAGGAGTCGACTATTTATTGGCTATGCCTTATTGCTCGACACCCGCTCGCGGATAAGTTGTGGCGTGAAGCATGTCAGCTGGAAACTCGAAGTCTCTTTTGA
- a CDS encoding IS5-like element ISBugl2 family transposase (programmed frameshift) has protein sequence MEAPIIDDELWILIEPLLPPAKLRAKSDPGRPRVSDRAALNGILFVFKTGIRWNHLPTRLGFGSGATCWRRLSDWQKAGVWDQLHELLLDKLRAAGQIDLSYAAVDSSSVRAVGAGGKTGPNPTDRARPGSKHHVLVDANGVPLVAILTGANTNNVTQLLPLVDAIPPIRGVRGRPLQKPGVVYADRGYDSTRHRHALRERGIKPVIAKRRTEHGSGLGKYRWVVERTHSWLHNFRRLRTRFERSAYIHEAFLKLGCSIICWNIFRRTEQGF, from the exons ATGGAAGCGCCAATCATTGACGACGAACTGTGGATACTGATCGAACCATTGCTGCCACCTGCGAAGCTTCGAGCGAAGAGCGATCCTGGTCGCCCGCGCGTGTCCGACCGTGCGGCTCTCAACGGCATCCTGTTCGTGTTCAAAACGGGAATTCGTTGGAACCACTTGCCGACTCGTCTGGGCTTTGGCTCGGGCGCCACATGCTGGCGGCGATTGAGCGACTGGCAAAAGGCTGGTGTATGGGACCAACTGCACGAGTTGCTACTCGACAAGTTGCGTGCGGCCGGCCAAATCGATCTGTCATACGCTGCGGTCGATTCGTCGTCCGTGCGCGCCGTTGGGGCGGGCG GAAAAACTGGCCCGAACCCCACCGATCGCGCGCGACCCGGTTCCAAGCACCACGTCCTCGTAGACGCCAACGGCGTTCCTCTCGTTGCGATCCTGACTGGCGCGAACACCAACAACGTCACGCAGTTGCTGCCGCTCGTTGATGCGATTCCACCCATTCGCGGCGTTCGTGGCCGACCGCTTCAGAAGCCCGGCGTCGTCTACGCCGATCGCGGCTACGATTCCACCCGACATCGTCACGCGTTGCGCGAACGCGGTATCAAGCCCGTGATCGCCAAGCGCCGGACCGAGCATGGCAGTGGTCTGGGCAAGTATCGTTGGGTGGTCGAACGTACGCATTCCTGGCTCCACAATTTCCGGCGCCTACGCACTCGCTTCGAGCGAAGTGCCTACATTCACGAAGCATTCCTCAAACTTGGCTGCTCGATCATCTGTTGGAACATCTTCAGACGAACTGAGCAGGGTTTTTGA
- a CDS encoding ATP-binding cassette domain-containing protein — protein sequence MFVPQRSYIRAGTLKAAIAYPREALAYSASKCAEVLRACGLGAFAGSLLDADRWSDRLSGGEQQRVAFARVLLARPSTIFLDECTSALDPQSERHLYQLLIDRLPHATVLSVAHCKELLAFHQQTIDFSPKPQAAAWGGPAGPAPSAYPA from the coding sequence GTGTTCGTGCCGCAGCGCAGCTACATCCGCGCCGGCACCTTGAAGGCAGCGATCGCCTACCCGCGCGAAGCCTTGGCCTACAGCGCCAGCAAATGTGCGGAAGTGCTGCGCGCCTGTGGCCTGGGCGCCTTTGCCGGATCGTTGCTCGATGCCGACCGCTGGAGCGACCGACTTTCCGGCGGCGAGCAGCAGCGCGTGGCGTTCGCGCGCGTGCTGCTGGCCCGCCCGTCGACGATCTTCCTCGACGAATGCACGTCGGCCCTCGATCCGCAGAGCGAGCGCCATCTCTACCAGCTGCTGATCGACCGGCTGCCTCATGCCACCGTCCTCAGCGTCGCGCATTGCAAGGAACTGCTGGCCTTTCATCAGCAGACCATCGATTTCTCGCCCAAGCCGCAAGCGGCGGCATGGGGAGGGCCGGCCGGCCCGGCGCCGTCCGCGTATCCTGCATGA
- the trxA gene encoding thioredoxin yields the protein MSSLKSVTEASFEADVTLNSRPVLIDFWAEWCGPCKALAPTLEKVARNFEGKVDIVKVNVDEHPGLRERFGVRGIPALVLMNGANEAGRIVGNRTATQLASYLDAHLGTVTQLARPEVTLSAFGGDAQAKADRIARLRDYLERKQADPNTPMWPEKVTGALAYVAGSSDPDDCAVALGIPSAVVEVVNSLFTYRGTNFNAALFVADWLESVPVGADLSKLPGQLLTSILAGPIVSETLNGEPRLLAIRDALVSLHAAETNGSPVGDASWAEHKQACQAVAAGLGEGNAARAAAVLEVAASSAAKNPDMLRGFVAAVCGFVRKCRQAECNWSPEDDSRFSSIAKGIYKHAIETGAEPPMGDAMRKRIAEVDPELVARFKFHYDEGWRSAQERGTAFGDLLIALTRQTEVASPV from the coding sequence ATGAGCAGCTTGAAAAGTGTGACCGAAGCGAGCTTCGAGGCCGATGTGACGCTGAACAGCCGTCCGGTGCTGATCGACTTCTGGGCGGAATGGTGCGGGCCGTGCAAGGCGCTGGCGCCGACGCTCGAGAAAGTGGCGCGGAACTTCGAAGGCAAGGTCGACATCGTCAAGGTCAACGTCGACGAGCATCCTGGCCTGCGCGAGCGCTTTGGCGTGCGCGGCATCCCCGCGCTGGTGCTGATGAACGGTGCCAACGAGGCGGGCCGCATCGTGGGGAACCGCACCGCCACGCAGCTCGCGAGCTACCTGGATGCGCACCTGGGAACCGTGACGCAACTGGCGCGCCCGGAAGTGACGCTGTCCGCGTTCGGCGGCGATGCGCAGGCGAAAGCGGACCGTATCGCTCGATTGCGCGACTACCTCGAACGCAAGCAGGCCGATCCGAATACGCCCATGTGGCCGGAAAAGGTCACCGGTGCGCTCGCCTACGTGGCCGGCTCGTCCGATCCGGACGATTGCGCAGTCGCGCTGGGTATCCCGAGCGCCGTGGTCGAGGTCGTGAACTCGTTGTTTACCTATAGGGGAACCAATTTCAATGCTGCGCTGTTCGTGGCCGATTGGCTGGAAAGCGTACCGGTGGGCGCCGACCTTTCCAAGCTGCCGGGTCAGCTGCTGACTTCGATTCTGGCAGGCCCCATCGTCTCGGAAACCCTGAACGGGGAGCCGAGGTTGCTGGCGATTCGCGACGCGCTGGTTTCTCTCCACGCGGCCGAAACGAACGGCTCCCCGGTGGGTGACGCGAGCTGGGCGGAGCACAAGCAGGCTTGTCAGGCGGTGGCAGCCGGGCTCGGAGAGGGTAACGCCGCCAGGGCAGCCGCCGTGCTGGAGGTGGCCGCGTCCTCTGCGGCCAAGAATCCTGACATGTTGAGGGGCTTCGTGGCCGCTGTTTGCGGTTTCGTCCGGAAGTGCCGGCAGGCCGAGTGCAATTGGAGCCCGGAGGACGATTCCCGCTTTTCCAGCATCGCAAAAGGGATTTACAAGCATGCGATCGAGACCGGTGCCGAGCCTCCCATGGGCGATGCGATGCGTAAGCGGATAGCGGAAGTCGATCCGGAACTCGTGGCGCGCTTCAAGTTTCATTACGACGAAGGCTGGCGCAGCGCGCAGGAGCGCGGCACGGCGTTCGGCGACCTGCTGATCGCGCTCACCAGGCAGACTGAAGTGGCTTCGCCAGTTTAG
- a CDS encoding nickel/cobalt transporter, with the protein MLNFSRPALAFFLACCVALAGIGCATPSCAAAPTVDVFGQPIRPASSASATPAAPPAPEPEARHALVLPEFARTVLVTTLIWQGRLNAHIADVAAQLRRDASPWAWLTLLAVSFAYGMLHAIGPGHGKLVAGAYLGSRRTRVAQAIGLASWGAAVQAMSAIVLVFGAAWFAQEGMSNVLSNAASLDVVSYLLLCMAGLFMLYNTLTRRDCCVEPGAARLVPDARDIGRESDGNTPAYLGAKLRVHARSSRRAMVANPSTWTVTLQILATGFASGVRPCVGSIFVLIASVTARAPWIGIAAAFAIAAGVAVTVTLFGLGAIGANRFVMGRGIRLRARLQTAQRVVGIAGAAAIVLFGAVQAALISMGYAPPGLS; encoded by the coding sequence ATGCTGAATTTTTCGCGGCCCGCGCTGGCTTTTTTCCTTGCGTGCTGCGTGGCCCTCGCGGGCATCGGCTGCGCGACGCCGTCGTGCGCTGCCGCGCCCACCGTCGACGTGTTCGGCCAGCCGATCCGGCCGGCCTCGTCGGCCTCCGCCACGCCAGCCGCGCCGCCCGCGCCCGAGCCCGAGGCGCGGCACGCGCTGGTGCTGCCGGAATTCGCGCGCACGGTGCTGGTGACCACGCTGATCTGGCAGGGCAGGCTCAACGCGCACATCGCCGACGTCGCCGCGCAATTGCGGCGCGACGCCTCGCCGTGGGCCTGGCTGACGCTGCTGGCCGTGTCGTTCGCCTACGGCATGCTGCATGCGATCGGGCCGGGGCACGGCAAGCTGGTGGCCGGCGCCTATCTCGGCTCGCGGCGCACGCGCGTGGCGCAGGCGATCGGCCTGGCAAGCTGGGGCGCGGCCGTGCAGGCGATGAGCGCCATCGTGCTGGTGTTCGGCGCGGCATGGTTCGCGCAGGAGGGCATGTCGAACGTGCTGTCGAACGCGGCGTCGCTCGACGTCGTCAGCTACCTGCTGCTGTGCATGGCCGGCCTCTTCATGCTCTACAACACGCTGACGCGCCGCGATTGCTGCGTCGAACCCGGCGCGGCCAGGCTCGTGCCCGACGCACGCGACATCGGACGCGAATCCGACGGCAACACACCCGCCTACCTCGGCGCGAAGCTGCGCGTGCATGCCCGCTCATCGCGCCGCGCGATGGTGGCCAACCCGTCGACGTGGACGGTGACACTGCAGATTCTCGCGACCGGCTTCGCCTCGGGCGTGCGGCCCTGCGTCGGCTCGATCTTCGTGCTGATCGCGTCGGTGACGGCGCGCGCGCCGTGGATCGGCATCGCGGCCGCATTCGCCATCGCCGCCGGTGTGGCCGTGACGGTGACGCTGTTCGGCCTCGGCGCGATCGGCGCGAACCGCTTCGTCATGGGGCGCGGCATCCGCCTGCGGGCGCGGCTGCAGACCGCGCAGCGCGTGGTGGGGATCGCCGGCGCGGCGGCGATCGTGCTGTTCGGGGCGGTGCAGGCGGCGTTGATCTCGATGGGGTATGCGCCGCCCGGGCTGAGCTGA
- a CDS encoding DUF1007 family protein, with product MTKQHSAVGRRISTAVLRDSVVQAVSAARSQPPATFTDFNTRAAFGRSPAILASSRAARRGASACRNQQSKAMCNLTVVRRLAGAAALVLSVAAAAHPHVWIRYAARVQMQGTAVTAIAETWRFSAGFPVQIVGIDTLPDNGPLDARQTEIFRKQAFSSLEGAQYFSHLFVNGEAQPFGEPTGFRVSIDHGKLVYTFTLPLKAPVDASSARKVSLGIWDDSFFVDYEPNGTTPVTLEGRPAATCTAKAFQDRAHPIFNGLYLPQAFALSC from the coding sequence TTGACGAAGCAGCACTCGGCAGTCGGGCGGCGCATCTCGACTGCGGTGCTCCGAGACAGCGTGGTGCAGGCGGTATCAGCAGCACGATCGCAGCCGCCGGCAACGTTCACGGATTTCAACACCCGCGCCGCTTTCGGCCGAAGCCCCGCTATACTCGCGTCGTCGCGCGCAGCGAGGCGCGGCGCCTCGGCCTGCCGGAACCAACAATCGAAAGCGATGTGCAATCTTACTGTCGTCAGGCGGCTCGCCGGAGCCGCGGCCCTGGTCTTGTCGGTCGCGGCCGCCGCACACCCGCATGTGTGGATCCGGTATGCGGCGCGCGTGCAGATGCAGGGCACGGCCGTGACCGCCATCGCCGAAACCTGGCGTTTCTCGGCAGGCTTCCCGGTGCAGATCGTCGGCATCGACACGTTGCCCGATAACGGGCCGCTCGATGCCAGGCAAACCGAAATCTTCCGCAAGCAGGCGTTTTCCTCGCTCGAGGGCGCGCAGTATTTCAGCCACCTGTTCGTCAACGGCGAAGCGCAGCCGTTCGGCGAGCCGACCGGCTTTCGCGTGTCGATCGATCACGGCAAGCTTGTTTACACGTTTACGCTGCCGCTCAAGGCACCGGTGGATGCCAGCAGCGCGCGCAAGGTGTCGCTCGGCATCTGGGACGACTCCTTCTTCGTGGATTACGAACCGAACGGCACGACGCCCGTGACGCTGGAAGGCCGTCCCGCCGCCACCTGCACCGCGAAGGCGTTCCAGGATCGCGCGCATCCCATCTTCAACGGCCTCTATCTACCGCAGGCATTTGCCTTGTCATGCTGA
- a CDS encoding winged helix-turn-helix transcriptional regulator: MDKEIPCAEPCPIARSLAVFGDAWSLLILRDAHAGLTRFDQFRKSLGIAPTILSRRLAKLTEEDMLEKRLYSENPPREEYVLTAGGRDVLPVLFMIGAWGRQHRGGGDLVRFLDAEAGTEIKPVAIDENTGARIGSRPIRVVPPG, translated from the coding sequence ATGGACAAGGAAATTCCCTGTGCCGAGCCCTGCCCGATCGCGCGCAGCCTGGCGGTGTTCGGCGACGCCTGGAGTCTGTTGATCCTGCGGGACGCCCATGCCGGGCTGACCCGCTTCGACCAGTTCCGCAAAAGCCTCGGCATTGCTCCGACGATTCTTTCCCGCCGGCTGGCGAAGCTGACGGAGGAAGACATGCTGGAGAAGCGGCTCTACTCCGAGAACCCGCCGCGAGAGGAATATGTTCTGACCGCGGGTGGACGTGACGTCTTGCCGGTGCTGTTCATGATTGGCGCGTGGGGACGCCAGCACCGCGGCGGCGGTGACCTGGTACGCTTCCTCGATGCCGAGGCCGGGACGGAAATCAAGCCGGTGGCCATTGATGAGAATACGGGCGCCCGGATAGGATCGCGCCCAATCCGAGTCGTCCCCCCGGGGTGA
- a CDS encoding oxidoreductase, which yields MSKNDMRVAVVTGASSGIGRATALALRQAGYRVFGTSRKAPSASADGITMLRCDVTDDDSVQKMVAEVLAAAGQIDLLVNNAGIGLFGAAEESSAAQARALFDVNFFGVLRIINAVLPQMRRRQQGRIVNISSVLGLIPSPYSALYASTKHAVEGYSESLDHELRTHGIRVVLVEPAVTRTSFEENTIKPDRELPVYDSDRARIHAQLPAMMAAGDAPEVVAATVLKAATEIAPKRRYTAGKQAGQVRFLRRYLPESLVDKAIRKFNRLPA from the coding sequence ATGAGCAAGAACGACATGCGTGTCGCCGTGGTAACCGGGGCCTCCTCCGGCATTGGGCGGGCCACGGCCCTGGCACTCCGGCAGGCGGGCTACCGCGTATTTGGGACCAGCCGCAAGGCACCTTCCGCAAGCGCCGACGGCATCACGATGCTGAGGTGCGACGTGACCGACGACGATTCCGTGCAGAAGATGGTTGCCGAGGTATTGGCGGCCGCCGGGCAGATCGACCTGCTGGTCAACAACGCAGGCATCGGCCTGTTCGGTGCCGCCGAAGAGTCGTCTGCCGCGCAGGCCCGCGCGCTCTTCGACGTGAATTTTTTCGGTGTGCTGCGCATCATCAACGCCGTGCTGCCGCAGATGCGCCGCCGACAGCAGGGGCGCATCGTCAACATCAGTTCCGTGCTGGGTCTGATTCCATCCCCCTACAGCGCCCTGTACGCCTCGACGAAGCACGCCGTGGAAGGCTATTCCGAATCGCTGGACCATGAGTTGCGCACCCATGGCATCCGCGTCGTGCTGGTGGAACCCGCCGTGACCCGCACCTCGTTCGAAGAAAACACGATCAAGCCGGACCGCGAACTGCCCGTCTACGATTCGGATCGCGCCCGGATCCATGCTCAGTTACCGGCCATGATGGCAGCGGGTGACGCTCCCGAGGTCGTCGCCGCCACGGTGCTGAAAGCGGCGACGGAGATCGCGCCGAAGCGGCGATACACGGCAGGCAAACAGGCCGGTCAAGTACGCTTTCTGCGCCGCTATCTGCCCGAGTCCCTGGTCGACAAAGCCATTCGTAAATTCAATCGATTGCCGGCATAG
- the treY gene encoding malto-oligosyltrehalose synthase produces the protein MSAPRATLRLQLHAGFTFDDAAAQVDLYAQLGISHLYLSPITQAEPGSMHGYDTVDYGRVSEALGGEHGLVRLVGALRRHGIGTLVDFVPNHMGVAGSSNGWWNDVLEWGPRSRYARHFDIDWRPADPLLHGRVLLPCLGRPYGEALAAGEMVLGCDAATGRFTIACSGRTLPVALAAYPEILRAAQQPGLDALAARLAPLADAPPGTPQASLAGAALREHLAAHGAAALDGALRHYASDSEAGRARLHALLERQAYRLAWWRTAPDEINWRRFFDIDTLAGVRVEDNAVFDDVHALLFRLVDAGLVDGVRIDHVDGLADPRGYCRKLRARLAELRDPAPYLVVEKILAPGEALPADWLTDGTTGYDFMNDVGALLHDPAGAEPLAQHWAELSGSSATFADEALTGKREAASRQLAVEIERVTDALHAIARADARTRDFARNPLRRVVAELAAQLPVYRLYPLDGERAAERPFIEAASRAARRALPRTDHEALERVLGWLGWPEIARGDARTDAETAIEADAGPDPALARRARIAFARLSSPLAAKGVEDTACYRYGRLLSRNEVGADAGQLALSPDAFHLRNLERAARTPHTLLATATHDHKRGEDVRARLAVLSEVPVPWRAAVDAWIARNDALCRVPAEGAPPAPGRAAQAMLYQTLVGCWPPALAPDDAEGLAALAERVVQWQTKALREAKRETSWLAPDAAYEAACEAFVRELLRPRGQDDFVHALHAFVAQIAPAGVLNSLLQTVLRIASPGVPDLYQGTDLWDFSLVDPDNRREVDFAERRATPVDGPLADYLRAWPDGRIKRALVTRMLALRADHAATFSHGAYLPLTLEGPAREHAIALLRRDTRSAVLVVGSRLAHGRLATDGGGPRIDARYWGDTALVLPDDAPAQWLERLGAERRVAAANGRLRVAELLAGLPVAALVGTP, from the coding sequence ATGAGCGCGCCGCGCGCCACGCTGCGGCTGCAGCTGCACGCCGGCTTCACGTTCGACGACGCGGCGGCCCAGGTCGATCTGTACGCGCAGCTCGGCATCAGCCACCTCTATCTGTCGCCGATCACGCAGGCCGAACCGGGCTCGATGCACGGCTACGACACCGTCGATTACGGCCGCGTGAGCGAGGCGCTCGGCGGCGAGCATGGCCTGGTGCGGCTGGTCGGCGCGCTGCGCCGGCACGGCATCGGCACGCTCGTCGATTTCGTGCCGAACCACATGGGGGTGGCCGGCTCGTCGAACGGCTGGTGGAACGACGTGCTCGAATGGGGACCGCGCAGCCGCTATGCGCGCCACTTCGACATCGACTGGCGCCCCGCCGATCCGCTGCTGCACGGCCGCGTGCTGCTGCCCTGCCTGGGCCGCCCGTACGGCGAGGCGCTCGCCGCGGGCGAGATGGTGCTCGGCTGCGACGCGGCCACCGGCCGCTTCACGATCGCCTGCTCGGGACGCACGCTGCCCGTCGCGCTCGCCGCCTATCCCGAGATCCTGCGCGCCGCGCAGCAGCCCGGGCTCGACGCGCTGGCGGCGCGCCTCGCGCCGCTGGCCGACGCGCCGCCCGGCACGCCGCAGGCCAGCCTTGCGGGCGCGGCCCTGCGCGAACACCTGGCCGCCCACGGCGCGGCCGCGCTCGACGGCGCGCTGCGCCACTACGCGAGCGACAGCGAGGCCGGCCGCGCGCGGCTGCACGCGCTGCTGGAGCGGCAGGCCTACCGGCTCGCCTGGTGGCGCACCGCGCCCGACGAGATCAACTGGCGCCGCTTCTTCGACATCGACACGCTGGCCGGCGTCCGCGTGGAGGACAACGCGGTGTTCGACGACGTCCACGCGCTGCTGTTCCGGCTCGTCGACGCGGGGCTGGTGGACGGCGTGCGGATCGATCACGTCGACGGCCTGGCCGACCCGCGCGGCTACTGCCGCAAGCTGCGCGCGCGGCTCGCCGAGCTGCGCGACCCGGCGCCGTACCTGGTGGTGGAGAAAATCCTCGCGCCGGGCGAGGCGCTGCCCGCCGACTGGCTCACCGACGGCACCACCGGCTACGATTTCATGAACGACGTGGGCGCGCTGCTGCACGATCCGGCCGGCGCCGAGCCGCTCGCGCAGCACTGGGCCGAGCTGTCGGGCAGCAGCGCGACGTTCGCCGACGAGGCGCTGACGGGCAAGCGCGAGGCGGCCTCGCGGCAGCTCGCGGTGGAGATCGAGCGCGTGACCGACGCGCTGCACGCGATCGCGCGCGCCGATGCTCGCACGCGCGATTTCGCGCGCAACCCGCTGCGCCGCGTGGTGGCCGAGCTGGCCGCGCAGTTGCCCGTCTACCGGCTCTATCCGCTCGACGGCGAGCGCGCCGCCGAGCGCCCGTTCATCGAGGCCGCCAGCCGCGCCGCGCGTCGCGCGCTGCCGCGCACCGATCACGAGGCGCTCGAGCGCGTGCTCGGCTGGCTCGGCTGGCCCGAGATCGCGCGGGGCGACGCGCGGACGGACGCGGAAACGGCAATCGAGGCGGACGCCGGGCCGGACCCGGCGCTGGCGCGCCGGGCGCGCATCGCGTTCGCACGCCTCAGCTCGCCGCTCGCGGCAAAGGGCGTGGAGGATACCGCCTGCTATCGCTACGGGCGCCTGCTGTCGCGCAACGAAGTCGGCGCCGACGCCGGCCAGCTCGCGCTCTCGCCCGACGCGTTCCACCTGCGCAATCTCGAGCGCGCGGCGCGCACGCCCCACACGCTGCTCGCCACGGCCACGCACGACCACAAGCGCGGCGAGGACGTGCGCGCGCGGCTCGCGGTGCTAAGCGAGGTGCCGGTGCCGTGGCGCGCCGCCGTCGACGCCTGGATCGCACGCAACGACGCGCTTTGCCGGGTGCCGGCCGAGGGCGCGCCGCCGGCGCCGGGACGCGCGGCGCAGGCGATGCTGTACCAGACGCTGGTGGGCTGCTGGCCGCCCGCGCTCGCGCCCGACGACGCCGAGGGCCTCGCCGCGCTGGCCGAGCGCGTCGTGCAATGGCAGACCAAGGCACTGCGCGAGGCCAAGCGCGAAACCAGCTGGCTCGCGCCCGATGCGGCCTACGAAGCGGCCTGCGAGGCATTCGTGCGCGAACTGCTCAGGCCGCGCGGCCAGGACGACTTCGTCCATGCGCTGCACGCGTTCGTCGCGCAGATCGCACCGGCCGGCGTGCTCAATTCGCTGCTGCAGACGGTGCTGCGCATCGCCTCGCCCGGCGTGCCTGATCTTTACCAGGGCACCGACCTGTGGGACTTCAGCCTCGTCGATCCCGACAACCGGCGCGAGGTGGACTTCGCCGAGCGGCGCGCCACGCCGGTGGACGGGCCGCTGGCCGACTATCTGCGCGCCTGGCCCGACGGCCGCATCAAGCGCGCGCTCGTCACGCGCATGCTGGCGCTGCGCGCCGACCACGCGGCCACCTTCTCCCACGGCGCCTACCTGCCGCTCACGCTGGAAGGCCCGGCGCGCGAGCACGCGATCGCGCTGCTGCGGCGCGACACGCGCAGCGCCGTGCTGGTGGTCGGCAGCCGGCTCGCGCACGGCAGGCTGGCCACCGACGGCGGCGGGCCGCGCATCGACGCGCGCTACTGGGGCGACACCGCGCTCGTGCTGCCCGACGACGCGCCCGCCCAATGGCTCGAACGGCTCGGCGCGGAGCGCCGCGTGGCGGCGGCGAACGGGCGGCTGCGGGTGGCCGAGTTGCTCGCCGGCTTGCCGGTGGCGGCGCTGGTCGGCACGCCCTGA